Below is a window of Penaeus chinensis breed Huanghai No. 1 unplaced genomic scaffold, ASM1920278v2 CTG_6814, whole genome shotgun sequence DNA.
TGAATGTaaaatgtttatttgatatcagtcCTAAGATGATACAGTATAttgtaataaacaaaataaaccacATCAGTTTACTTAAAGAGAGAAACATAGTCATTCAAATAAACTAGCTTGGTATCCTGAACAGCTTCATTCTGCGGGGCACCCAATATTAGTACAagacagaaaattaaataaatacaaacataaaaaaaatcaaattaatactATAAAAGGACCCTGATATTACCCTAAAACACTGCTTGTAAGGAAATAGACCTTGAAGATTTTATAACATTATCACAGAATGCAGCACTTTCATCCTCCTGTCAAGAAGAAAATATGATTGGAAGATCACGCTGGCAAGACCTCCCTTACGCAGCCACGTCAAAGAATTTGTCAATCATGGTCGACACGTCTGCTGGGCTGTACTTAACATATTTCTCCGTATTCTTGGTGAAGGGTACGTTGACATACCTAGAAGGAAAAGAGTCACCCATCAAAGGCATTCATGGGTGCAAAGGATAAACATCTATTtgatcctctatctctttctttatttttatctatgtatctctttatctatataagtGTGGCTGTATgaaaaaggtacacacacacacacacacacacacacacacacacacacacacacacacacacacacacagagtcataaCCAGACAAAAGACTCCTAACCCAAACATAGGACACTTTCTTctaaaagaagaaacaggaacacaaacataataacagcaagacTCACTTATCGTAGAAGACCTGGTACTTTGGCAGAATGTATTCCATGTTATCTCTCTTGAGGCTGACACACAGTTCTCGGTCCGGGATGGAGTAACTCCGCTGTACTCTGcacatctcctccatctccttgttGAAACCCTGAAattggcagttatatatatattttttaaaaccatTTCTTTCCCAAAGTTCTGGAAATggaagtgttttattttttgactCCTTGCTGAAGCATAGAAATGGGGAACGTTATAGATCTGAATCTTTGTTGAAGCCCAgaaatttcatattttctttttaatcatctcAGCCGAATCTATGAAGGACTCTCAGACAAAATGTTCCGAGGACACTATATTGCAAATATCACAAGGTCAAGTCTCCCACAGTACTTATATACCAACCTCATTTCACAGACATTATCTTATCAACTTGGCAAGTGGCAAGTATAGATCTATGACAAGTTATTGACTAACTTGATTCAAATTGAAATATTATGAGGTAAATTAAAGGAATGATACATATACAAGGGGGGTCTAAGTTGGATAATGTTTAGCCTCGATGTACTGATCCTATagccaccccccccacccccacacgtgTCAGGAAAAGTCAGGGTCCTAATCGCTCAAGGCACTTAGGCGCCAACTGAGCTACTGAGCACACAAAGAAATTTAATATCTAAGAACTGTAATTCTTTACTATAACATACAACACATACTTGACAAATTCTGAACTTACTGAAAACTTGTCCTTGATAagttgtctgtctttgtctcgcaGCTTCCCAGCTTGTATTACAGATAAGGGGACATCTTCATGATTCAGGTAGTGTAGTACTTTACTCCAACTGGAAAgaggtaaaacaaaataattaattccaGTATGCTTACAAGTAcagtataacaacaaaaaaattgttgctcaaacacactcacatacaaaaaaaaaaaaaacacagacttttttctttctttcccctcattgGAACATCTCTGAACATCATTCAACAAAGCACAATGCTAACCTTTGCGAGTACAACTTCTTCTGCTCCATGATCTGGTCATTGTACATCTTATCACACTGGGGTTCAACCAAGGCAACAAGGTTCAACAGCTCGGAGTTCTGCAATGTCTTTAGAATGTAGTGGTAGTTGTTGAGGCGGAAGATGGAGCGCAGGGTCGTGTCGCTGTAGGACTCGCTCCGGCTGACGAGAGCGAGACCTAAATTCACGAGAACTCGTTCTGGGGTGAAGGAATGGAACGAGATTAGTTTAAGACCAGGATATGGTGACTATTCTGGTGTAAAGGGAGTTGATTCTGTTTTATCTTAAACATGTGATAATAGAGAACACTGGTATATCACTATGtttcacatttttgttttatatctattcccctctctccacctctcctccctccctccctccctccctccctccctccctccctccctccctccctccctccctccctccctccctccctccctccctccctccctccctccctccctccctccctccctccctccctccctcccttccttccttccttccttccttccttccttccttccttcctccctccctccctccctccctccttcctccctccttccctccctccctccctccctctctttctctctgccccaccctgatccttttcctttcttccaccctTACACTCAAATACTCACTGATATAAGCCCCAAGCAGTGCCTTTGCCAGCAGATTCTGGTCCAGGCCCCTGGGCAGGTTTGCAAGAGCGGCACTGAGGCTTTGATCGCGCTGCAGCATTGGGGACAAGGTTGATGCGTATTCCAGGAGCTGCTCTGTGAAGATGAGCGCATTGCTTGTGACCTCATGAACTGTTCCATCTTTGGGCAGGGCACGTTCCCCATCGCTCTTGACGCTTTCCACAAAGCCTTCCAGAGCCTTGACACACTATGAATTAAAGCAGAAACAATAGATAGACTGTATTAAAATGTAATACTCTGGGAAAGTTGTGGTGATAACTGTAATCCAAACAGTGCTCAGCTCATAGTAAGAAAGATGAACCATGAACCAATGAAACAATAGTGTTTGCTCCTCATCAGCAATTAGTATTATCAATCACCCTTCTGGCAAATCATCCCTCACATCCTCCCTTACCGTCTCCTGGAGCATGCTGATAATGGCAGCAAACTTGGAGCGAATAGATGTCTGGCAGTTGGTGAGGAGCCGGTCATATTCAGGTTGCATGCTTGTTACATGCCGCAGCATTGCCAAGACTGACAGCACAGCTTGGTGGTCACCTCTGCCCACACTCCTGCGGGCTTGACCTGCCAAGCTCTGTCAAAGAAGAAATGTGGCAAGGTCAAGTCAGCTTGCCAAGCTAAGCCACGCTTACTGACAAAAGGATTTTATATCAAATAACAGAATGATCTAGTTTAATTCAATAAAAAATTAGTGATATATAGAGTTACTGTTGCAATCCGATATATCGTTATATGAACTATTTAAAGCAAACTACAAGTATCTGTCAGAACACTTATTAAGAGAATATCCCAGCCACTTCACCTCTCCCTCAGCCACCAACTGGTCCATGGGGTCACGCAGGATCAGCTCAAAGGTTCGCGTGACTCGATCTGACGGGACAAGCTGCTGGGCCAACAGGAGCTCCGCAAAGGCCAGGCGGTGCAGGGCAGTTACCTGTCAGGAAAGTGCGAAGTAAAAGTTACTCTCTGTAAACTCAGTCAGTAATCAGGAGAGTGTAAGCTAGCTACTCTTTCGAATTAGATACAGTGGTAACCTGAAAGGAATTACAGGTAACGGTAACCCATAG
It encodes the following:
- the LOC125024844 gene encoding exocyst complex component 7-like, with amino-acid sequence MDQLVAEGESLAGQARRSVGRGDHQAVLSVLAMLRHVTSMQPEYDRLLTNCQTSIRSKFAAIISMLQETCVKALEGFVESVKSDGERALPKDGTVHEVTSNALIFTEQLLEYASTLSPMLQRDQSLSAALANLPRGLDQNLLAKALLGAYIKRVLVNLGLALVSRSESYSDTTLRSIFRLNNYHYILKTLQNSELLNLVALVEPQCDKMYNDQIMEQKKLYSQSWSKVLHYLNHEDVPLSVIQAGKLRDKDRQLIKDKFSGFNKEMEEMCRVQRSYSIPDRELCVSLKRDNMEYILPKYQVFYDKYVNVPFTKNTEKYVKYSPADVSTMIDKFFDVAA